The Bos taurus isolate L1 Dominette 01449 registration number 42190680 breed Hereford chromosome 18, ARS-UCD2.0, whole genome shotgun sequence genome has a window encoding:
- the SELENOV gene encoding selenoprotein V (UGA stop codon recoded as selenocysteine), which produces MNNQPRTPAPTPARASTPVRGSTLHRTSIQVRTPTPGPDSGPTRITTLLRTPALIRTLTPIRTPTPVRTPTPVPPSTPVRSPIPVRTPTPVPPSTPVRTPTPVPLSTPVRPPTPVRPPTPVRPPTPVRPPTPIGTPTLIRSPTPVQIPIPEPIPTPIPSRVLIPPLESFPDSALPSGPPLELEPTLTVSPAKNLEPSPAKNLEPSPRVKQVSSAANGFPPIQEPLPALTPLATDLRSPSLGSPLRTDTSTTNLIASSSGHVPGTPILGAIQAILPVPATALASISGNLKEENKIMIRVVYCGLUSYSLRYILLRKSLEQQFPNSLIFEEEISAQATGEFEVFVDGKLIHSKKNGDGFVDEVKLQTIVNLLNEEFKKKVAGN; this is translated from the exons ATGAACAACCAGCCGCGGACCCCAGCCCCTACTCCGGCCCGGGCCTCGACTCCGGTCCGGGGTTCGACCCTGCACAGGACCTCCATTCAGGTTCGGACTCCGACACCTGGCCCGGACTCGGGCCCGACCCGGATCACGACTCTGCTCCGGACGCCGGCTCTCATCCGGACCCTGACCCCCATCCGGACCCCAACTCCGGTCCGGACCCCAACTCCGGTCCCCCCCTCAACTCCGGTCCGGTCCCCAATTCCGGTCCGGACCCCAACTCCAGTCCCGCCCTCAACGCCGGTCCGGACCCCAACTCCGGTCCCGCTCTCGACTCCGGTCCGGCCCCCGACTCCCGTCCGCCCTCCGACTCCCGTCCGGCCCCCGACTCCTGTCCGGCCCCCGACACCGATCGGGACCCCGACACTGATCCGGTCCCCGACTCCGGTCCAGATCCCAATTCCGGAGCCGATCCCAACCCCGATCCCATCTCGGGTCCTGATTCCTCCCTTGGAATCCTTCCCCGACTCGGCTCTGCCTTCGGGCCCGCCCCTGGAACTTGAACCCACGCTCACTGTGTCACCTGCCAAGAATCTTGAGCCAAGCCCTGCCAAGAATCTTGAGCCAAGCCCGAGGGTGAAGCAAGTTTCATCAGCCGCCAATGGATTTCCTCCCATCCAAGAGCCCCTTCCTGCTCTTACTCCATTGGCCACCGATTTACGGTCCCCATCCCTCGGGTCCCCTCTGAGGACAGACACATCGACCACCAATTTGATAGCTTCTTCTTCTGGACATGTCCCAGGGACGCCCATCCTAGGGGCCATCCAGGCCATCTTACCGGTTCCTGCCACCGCATTAGCTTCCATCAGTGGGAACctcaaagaggaaaacaagatCATGATTCGAGTGGTTTACTG TGGCCTCTGAAGCTACAGCCTGCGG TACATCCTATTGAGAAAGAGTCTGGAGCAGCAATTTCCAAACTCTCTAATCTTC gaggaggaaatatcTGCCCAGGCTACAGGGGAGTTTGAAGTGTTTGTGGATGGGAAACTGATACATTCAAAGAAG AATGGTGATGGCTTTGTGGATGAGGTCAAGCTACAGACAATTGTCAACCTGCTCAATGAGGAGTTCAAGAAAAAGGTAGCAGGCAACTAG